Genomic window (Polaromonas sp. JS666):
GGGGCATGTGCTCGATTCGGGCCGGGAAGCGCAGCGCCCGCTGGTGACTGAAGACCGTTATGTGCTGGCGTGCCAGACCTTTCTGACTGAATCCTGCACTGTCGAAATCCCCGAACCTGACGAGGTCGTTGTCCATACGGCAAAAATCGTCAAAGCCACTGTTGTGGCGGTAGAAGACCAGACCCACGACATCAAGCGAATCCGGCTGAAGGCCGCCAAGCCACTCGGGTTTTCACCTGGCCAGTATGCGCAGCTTCAGTTCACGCCTGACCACATCCGGCCCTATTCGATGGCCGGCCTGTGTGCGGAGGATGAGCTGGAGTTCCATGTGCGCCTGGTCCCCGATGGCCGGGTCACCGGCTACATCGCCAACACGCTGAAGGTCGGCGACGCGGTGCGCGTCAGCGGCCCGCTGGGCTCGGCCTACCTGCGCCGCAAGCATGAGGGCCCGATGCTGTGCGTGGCCGGCGGCACAGGCCTCGCGCCTATCCTGTCGATCATCCGCGGCGTCATTGCCGAAGGCATGCGCAACAGCATCCATCTTTATTTTGGTGTTCGCTCGGAACGCGACATCTACGGCCGCGAATGGCTGGCAGAGCTTCAGCGCCAACATCCGCAACTGCATGTGCACGTCGTGGTCACGTCCGGCCAGGTGCCCGGGTGCCGCACCGGCCTGGTCACAGAAGCCATCGCCCAGGACTGGTCCAGCCTCGAAGGCGTTCGCGCCTACCTCTGCGGCGCGCCGCCCATGGTGGAGGCCACGACCTTGCTGGTGCGCCAGATGGGCGTGCTCGCCGAACAAATTTATGCCGACGCGTTTTACGCCAGCGGCACTTGAAAAATCAACAGGAATAGCCATGAACGCCAGAAATCTCGACCTCGAATCCCAGCTGAGCCGCAAAGCCTATTACGACCGCATTGGCGCCGACAACATGACGCCGCTCTGGGAAGTGCTGGGCGCGCTGGTGCCGCACTCGCCCAGGTCGCCGGCGGTCTCGCATCTGTGGAAGTACGCCGACGTGCGCGACCGCGTGATGGAAGCCGGCACGCTGATCAGCGCGGCCGAGGCTGAGCGCCGCGTGCTGATCCTGGAAAACCCTGCGTTGCGCGGCCAGTCCTGCATCACGCAGTCGCTGTATGCGGGCCTGCAACTCATCATGCCGGGCGAAGTGGCGCCGGCCCATCGCCACACGCAGTCCGCGTTGCGGCTGGTGCTGGACGGCGAGGGCGCCTACACCGCGGTCGATGGCGAACGCACGACGATGCGCCGCGGCGATTTCATCATCACACCGGCCTGGACCTGGCATGACCATGGCAATCTGGGCGACCAGCCGGTGGTATGGCTCGACGGCCTGGACATTCCCATCGTGCGCTTCCTCGATGCCGGATTTGCAGAGAAAAGCGACAGCGACTACCAGGCCGTCGTCCGGCCGGAAGGCGATGCGCTGGCGCGTTACGGCTCCAACATGGTCCCGGTCGATTTCTACCAGCAGCCGGCCGAGCCGACCAAGGTGTTTGTTTATCCCTGGGAACGCACGCTGGCCTCATTGAAAGCCATAGCCGCCGGTACGCCCGATGCGCACTTCGGCTACAAGCAGCGCTACATCAACCCGGCCACCGGCCGTTCGCCGATGCCGACAATCGCGGCGTTCTCCCAGCTGATTCCCGCAGGTTTCGAGACGCGGCCTTATCGCTGCACCGACGGCACGGTGTACGTGTGCCTCAGCGGCAGCGCCGAAGCGACTGTCGAAGGCAAGACCGTTCGCCTCGATGAGAACGACGTGCTGGTTGTGCCGTCCTGGCACAACCACCAGTTCCGCGCCGGTCCCGAGGCCGTGCTCTTCAGCTATTCAGACCGCCCCGTGCAGCAGGCCCTCGGCCTGTGGCGCGAACACCGCGCCTGAAAACCCTTCAACTTTTGCTACTTTGCTACAGAACACCATCACATGAACTACGCCATCGAACCCGCCGTCATCCCCACGCTTGCCGTAGCAGGCATCAGCGAACGCTTTCCCGTCAACCGGATCTTTTGTGTGGGCCGAAACTACGCCGCGCATGCGCGCGAGATGGGCAAAGACCCTGACCGCGACCCGCCGTTCTTTTTCATGAAACCGGCCAACGCCGCTGTCGATGCGTCGTCGCCTGTCAGCATTCCCTATCCGCCGAAGACGAAGAACTTCCACCACGAAATTGAACTCGTCGTCGCCCTCGGCAAGGGCGGCCGCGACATCGCTGTGGCCGATGCGCTGGACCACGTCTACGGCTACGGCGTCGGCCTGGACATGACACGCCGCGACCTGCAACTCGACGCGCGCGACAAGGGCCGCCCCTGGGAATTCGGCAAGTCCTTCGCGCTGTCGGCACCCGTCGGCGCGCTGTCACGCGTGGCCGACAGCGGCCATGTGGCTGAAGGCGCCATCAGCGTCACAGTCAATGGCAGCGCCCGTCAGTCGTCGGACATTGCCAAGCTGATCTGGTCGGTCTCGGAATGCATCGCCTACCTGTCCGAATACGAAACGCTGGAGCCCGGCGACATCATCATGACCGGCACCCCCGAGGGCGTGAACGCCGTGGTTGCG
Coding sequences:
- a CDS encoding 2Fe-2S iron-sulfur cluster-binding protein; amino-acid sequence: MEIFVRPLQRTLSVTAGVNLLDALRANDVPVSYSCMAGRCGTCRCKVVEGHVLDSGREAQRPLVTEDRYVLACQTFLTESCTVEIPEPDEVVVHTAKIVKATVVAVEDQTHDIKRIRLKAAKPLGFSPGQYAQLQFTPDHIRPYSMAGLCAEDELEFHVRLVPDGRVTGYIANTLKVGDAVRVSGPLGSAYLRRKHEGPMLCVAGGTGLAPILSIIRGVIAEGMRNSIHLYFGVRSERDIYGREWLAELQRQHPQLHVHVVVTSGQVPGCRTGLVTEAIAQDWSSLEGVRAYLCGAPPMVEATTLLVRQMGVLAEQIYADAFYASGT
- the gtdA gene encoding gentisate 1,2-dioxygenase, whose protein sequence is MNARNLDLESQLSRKAYYDRIGADNMTPLWEVLGALVPHSPRSPAVSHLWKYADVRDRVMEAGTLISAAEAERRVLILENPALRGQSCITQSLYAGLQLIMPGEVAPAHRHTQSALRLVLDGEGAYTAVDGERTTMRRGDFIITPAWTWHDHGNLGDQPVVWLDGLDIPIVRFLDAGFAEKSDSDYQAVVRPEGDALARYGSNMVPVDFYQQPAEPTKVFVYPWERTLASLKAIAAGTPDAHFGYKQRYINPATGRSPMPTIAAFSQLIPAGFETRPYRCTDGTVYVCLSGSAEATVEGKTVRLDENDVLVVPSWHNHQFRAGPEAVLFSYSDRPVQQALGLWREHRA
- a CDS encoding fumarylacetoacetate hydrolase family protein — its product is MNYAIEPAVIPTLAVAGISERFPVNRIFCVGRNYAAHAREMGKDPDRDPPFFFMKPANAAVDASSPVSIPYPPKTKNFHHEIELVVALGKGGRDIAVADALDHVYGYGVGLDMTRRDLQLDARDKGRPWEFGKSFALSAPVGALSRVADSGHVAEGAISVTVNGSARQSSDIAKLIWSVSECIAYLSEYETLEPGDIIMTGTPEGVNAVVAGDVMQGDIAGLAGITVTVKA